The following coding sequences lie in one Halorarum halophilum genomic window:
- a CDS encoding AGE family epimerase/isomerase — protein sequence MVDQGGRNKTPKSIFELLEICASNVIESQNADGSFPPGRNYTYNELETPVKTTARWLITFSKVYELTGEEQYRDVALRSIDYFLQEIDRPGGYTFHCRTTPGKDKCNGLVGQSWPILALSYSGRVFDIPSAIDLAIELFSTHPFHEDLGLWERIETDGQRIGFDRTLNHQILFAARSSNLSNQSAEVEEKIDRFIDRLGQNMRLNQEGLIKHFVRPTPKEIVTQFLSNPKYYPLIINEMAYPFRTHSTKRNKIERGYHTVNLAPLSKLYRRHSCQSFWESNKCANAIQYLENNIEGLLNKENTQHGDGLPGISIAKTLYNFDRCDENLVRDMVNEELTRRFSYDKLRFEIGGMHQNDQSSLISELVDLPEVHIY from the coding sequence ATGGTTGATCAAGGTGGTAGGAACAAGACCCCTAAATCGATTTTCGAATTATTGGAGATTTGTGCCAGTAATGTAATTGAAAGTCAAAATGCTGATGGCTCCTTTCCACCGGGCCGGAATTATACGTATAACGAGCTGGAAACGCCAGTGAAAACCACCGCCCGTTGGCTAATTACGTTCTCAAAAGTATATGAATTAACAGGTGAAGAACAATATCGGGATGTAGCATTGCGTTCCATTGATTATTTTCTTCAGGAAATTGATCGACCAGGGGGGTACACGTTTCATTGTCGAACAACTCCTGGTAAAGACAAATGTAACGGACTCGTTGGCCAATCTTGGCCGATATTGGCGCTGTCGTATTCCGGCAGGGTATTTGATATACCTAGTGCGATCGACTTAGCGATAGAACTGTTCTCAACCCATCCGTTCCACGAAGATCTTGGACTTTGGGAAAGGATAGAGACAGATGGTCAAAGAATAGGATTTGATAGAACATTAAATCATCAAATTCTTTTTGCAGCTCGGAGTTCGAATTTGTCTAATCAAAGTGCAGAAGTTGAGGAGAAAATTGATAGGTTTATTGACAGGCTAGGACAAAACATGCGACTTAACCAAGAAGGCCTTATTAAGCATTTTGTCAGACCCACTCCGAAAGAGATAGTTACACAGTTCCTCTCAAATCCTAAGTACTATCCTTTAATCATTAATGAAATGGCATACCCTTTCCGGACGCATTCCACGAAACGGAATAAGATAGAGAGAGGCTATCATACCGTCAATTTAGCACCACTCTCTAAATTATATCGCAGACACAGCTGCCAGTCATTTTGGGAGAGTAATAAATGTGCTAATGCGATTCAGTATCTAGAAAATAATATCGAGGGTTTATTAAATAAAGAAAATACACAGCATGGGGATGGCTTACCTGGAATATCAATTGCAAAAACGTTGTACAACTTTGATCGTTGCGATGAGAACCTCGTACGCGACATGGTAAATGAAGAGCTGACACGTCGATTTAGCTATGACAAGCTTCGATTTGAAATAGGAGGTATGCATCAAAACGACCAATCATCCCTTATTTCGGAGTTGGTTGATCTCCCTGAAGTCCACATATATTAA
- a CDS encoding glycosyltransferase yields the protein MNYKSPRDNTQDDNMTKISIIIPVYNDADGLDDTISSIVKQEYSNYEIIPVDNNSTDDTYTVITAWADQYPETIQPAVEEEVQSSYAARNTGVKNANGDVLVFIDADMTVPSNWLHTIDAYFNDTDIDYLGYSIELYTPEGKDGYWGWYDRKFGLPSEYYFNNENYSPTAALAVRSRVFDMAGLFNEKLVSGGDKEFGKRVHSHKDLQTEFATDIVVFHPARASFSEQFKKSVRIGKGKSQEISGGGSSGERDLSIALAISAILPPDPRRVYLAAKDQLNPVSFIVLYIGVTIKMYIELYGAVKHL from the coding sequence ATGAATTACAAATCACCCAGGGATAATACACAAGATGACAATATGACAAAAATATCCATAATAATTCCCGTATACAATGATGCAGATGGACTTGATGACACCATTAGTTCAATCGTCAAACAGGAGTACTCTAATTACGAGATAATACCTGTTGATAACAACTCTACAGATGATACTTATACGGTGATAACGGCCTGGGCTGACCAATATCCTGAGACAATTCAGCCAGCTGTGGAGGAAGAGGTACAATCATCTTATGCTGCAAGGAATACAGGTGTCAAGAATGCAAATGGAGATGTCCTTGTATTCATTGACGCAGATATGACTGTACCTTCAAATTGGCTTCATACTATCGACGCATATTTTAATGATACTGATATCGATTATTTAGGATATTCTATTGAACTCTACACTCCTGAAGGAAAGGATGGTTATTGGGGTTGGTACGATCGGAAATTTGGGCTTCCTTCAGAATATTACTTCAACAATGAGAACTATTCACCAACAGCAGCATTAGCTGTCAGGAGTCGTGTTTTTGATATGGCGGGTCTGTTTAATGAAAAACTTGTTTCAGGGGGAGACAAGGAATTCGGTAAGAGAGTGCATTCTCACAAAGATTTACAAACTGAGTTTGCTACTGATATCGTAGTTTTTCACCCTGCTAGAGCAAGTTTCTCAGAACAGTTCAAAAAATCAGTACGTATTGGGAAAGGGAAGTCACAGGAGATCTCCGGCGGAGGAAGCTCTGGCGAACGGGATCTTTCAATTGCATTAGCAATTTCTGCGATCCTCCCACCAGATCCAAGAAGGGTCTATCTGGCTGCAAAAGACCAACTCAATCCAGTCTCTTTCATTGTATTATATATCGGTGTGACTATAAAAATGTATATTGAATTGTATGGGGCCGTCAAACATTTATGA
- a CDS encoding DUF354 domain-containing protein encodes MNQNNLTAWVDLVSPSHPFFFNALLEDLPNLDVKTTVREKTETVDLAETVGFDYEIVGRDFDNTLLRKIGIPLRTAQLALKAPSADVSLSSRNAMCILASKVRGIPSIHFTDNDITAHVDGLRLEEWYNRFEAQATHNVVPAAFEIEELTKWGADREQIHTYDGYKEDIYVANFEPDESFTEKLPFNEYVVIRPEALDAAYVSAERSIVPELLEEFVSEGTNVVYLPRGRGDEQYAVDYSENKVFVPDQALNGLQLAWFSNGVMTGSGTMAREAACMEIPAVSFFPSSLLSVDQAMERNEMIFHSRSANDIIDHLHSFNSADISPDRTRSKEVSKSITRLLDKLI; translated from the coding sequence ATGAATCAGAATAACTTGACGGCGTGGGTAGACCTCGTTAGTCCGTCTCACCCGTTTTTCTTCAATGCGTTATTGGAAGACCTTCCGAATCTCGACGTCAAAACGACTGTCCGAGAGAAGACAGAGACCGTTGATCTTGCAGAGACCGTCGGATTCGACTATGAAATCGTTGGTCGAGACTTCGACAATACGCTCCTCCGAAAGATTGGGATTCCACTTCGGACGGCACAGCTCGCACTAAAGGCACCGAGTGCGGATGTCTCGCTCTCGTCGCGAAACGCCATGTGTATCCTGGCCTCGAAAGTCCGTGGGATTCCATCGATTCATTTCACGGACAACGACATCACCGCGCACGTGGACGGGCTCCGGTTAGAAGAGTGGTACAACCGGTTCGAGGCGCAGGCAACACATAACGTGGTCCCGGCTGCGTTCGAGATAGAGGAGCTGACGAAGTGGGGTGCTGATCGTGAGCAGATCCACACGTACGACGGATACAAGGAAGACATCTATGTCGCGAACTTCGAGCCCGATGAGTCATTCACAGAGAAACTTCCTTTTAATGAGTACGTAGTCATTCGGCCGGAGGCTCTCGATGCCGCGTATGTCTCTGCAGAGCGATCGATTGTACCTGAATTGTTGGAAGAGTTCGTCAGTGAAGGAACAAACGTTGTGTACCTTCCAAGGGGTAGAGGTGACGAACAATATGCGGTTGACTATTCTGAGAATAAGGTCTTTGTCCCAGATCAGGCACTCAATGGATTACAATTAGCTTGGTTTTCCAATGGAGTTATGACTGGGTCGGGAACAATGGCGCGAGAAGCAGCGTGTATGGAAATACCTGCGGTTTCCTTCTTTCCGAGTTCGTTGTTATCCGTCGACCAAGCGATGGAACGTAATGAAATGATATTTCATTCCAGATCGGCAAACGATATTATTGACCATCTCCATTCTTTCAATTCGGCAGACATATCTCCAGACAGAACTAGGAGTAAGGAGGTAAGTAAGTCAATAACACGCCTGTTAGATAAATTAATCTAG
- a CDS encoding nucleotide sugar dehydrogenase yields the protein MSTVCVHGLGYIGLPTAAMLANYDHEVYGFDVDTELTDRLQSGDVHFDEPGLRAFVTQALNSGQLEITDEVVQAKYHIICVPTPFNETAKEADLGYIERAGSAIIPELREGDTVILESTVPPGTTVDVLQPILEESGLSAGADFALVHCPETVLPGNIISELQQNNRIIGGVNGLSTEAAIRLYDSFVEGNIRTTSDATTAEFVKLIQNTFRDTNIALANEIARLSRDYGIDSREAINLANEHPRVDILQPGPGVGGHCLPIDPWFLGQNSDELDLIANAREVNDNMLTYIMDLLRDELGTLSGKKIAILGVAYKGNVGDTRMSPGLELARQLQVSSEETAAMADGGVAGAAISIHDPKVDDATLSLESLEATITDADGAVLMTDHDEFKDLAASEFVDAMREPVVVDTRGMLDMDEWKDAGTTFCRI from the coding sequence ATGAGCACCGTTTGCGTCCATGGCCTCGGGTATATTGGCCTTCCGACCGCCGCCATGCTGGCGAACTACGACCACGAGGTGTATGGTTTTGACGTCGATACTGAGTTGACTGATCGACTCCAAAGTGGAGACGTCCACTTCGACGAACCCGGACTTCGTGCCTTCGTCACGCAGGCGCTCAACTCCGGCCAGCTGGAGATTACTGATGAGGTCGTCCAAGCAAAGTATCACATTATCTGCGTTCCCACGCCCTTCAACGAGACGGCGAAGGAGGCAGATTTGGGCTACATCGAGCGTGCAGGGAGCGCCATCATTCCCGAGCTTCGTGAGGGGGACACAGTTATCCTCGAATCGACTGTGCCTCCAGGGACGACCGTAGACGTACTGCAGCCGATTCTCGAGGAGTCCGGGCTTTCAGCAGGTGCAGACTTCGCGCTGGTGCATTGCCCGGAAACCGTTCTGCCGGGGAACATCATCTCCGAGCTCCAGCAGAACAACCGCATCATCGGGGGGGTTAACGGCCTGTCGACAGAGGCAGCGATCCGGTTATACGATTCGTTCGTCGAAGGTAACATCCGGACGACGTCGGATGCGACGACTGCCGAGTTCGTGAAACTCATTCAGAACACCTTCCGTGATACCAACATCGCGCTGGCAAACGAGATCGCTCGGCTGTCCCGCGATTACGGGATTGATTCACGGGAGGCGATCAATCTCGCGAACGAACATCCCCGTGTGGATATCCTTCAGCCAGGCCCCGGCGTCGGGGGTCACTGTCTACCGATCGACCCGTGGTTCCTTGGGCAGAACTCTGACGAATTGGACTTGATCGCGAACGCCCGCGAGGTGAACGATAACATGCTCACGTACATCATGGACCTCCTCCGCGATGAACTCGGTACGCTGAGCGGGAAGAAAATCGCCATCCTCGGCGTGGCGTACAAGGGGAACGTCGGTGACACACGTATGAGTCCTGGGCTCGAGTTAGCACGTCAACTGCAGGTCTCTTCTGAGGAGACTGCTGCCATGGCAGACGGCGGTGTCGCGGGTGCAGCCATTTCGATTCACGACCCGAAGGTGGATGACGCAACACTCTCTCTCGAGTCACTCGAGGCTACGATCACCGATGCGGACGGAGCGGTCCTGATGACGGACCACGATGAGTTCAAGGACCTCGCTGCATCGGAGTTTGTTGATGCGATGCGCGAGCCCGTCGTTGTGGATACGAGGGGGATGCTTGACATGGATGAATGGAAAGATGCAGGAACTACCTTCTGTAGAATCTAA
- the wecB gene encoding non-hydrolyzing UDP-N-acetylglucosamine 2-epimerase, whose product MGSDLAIVLGTRPEIIKLSPVIHECEQRDISYTVIHTGQHYSDNLDSVFFEQLELPTPEYNLGVGSDSHGAQTGEMLAGIEEILLEENPDTVLVQGDTNSVLAGAIATSKLDMELGHVEAGLRSFDREMPEETNRVVTDHMADYLFAPTEQSKEYLLEEGIPADRITVTGNTVVDALHRNRKLAERKSSVLDDLGLEAGEFFLMTAHRAENVDDESRFRGLLSGVSTAAAQHGVDVVYPIHPRAEANLDAFDLSVPHNVRLVEAQEYLDFLQLESAARLILTDSGGVQEEACIVGVPCVTMRDNTERPETVSVGANRLCGVEPSAITASVDFMTETDNTWENPFGDGTAGQTIIREAATVRAKVPR is encoded by the coding sequence ATGGGGTCGGACCTCGCCATCGTCCTCGGCACCCGGCCGGAGATTATCAAGCTCTCCCCGGTCATCCACGAGTGCGAGCAACGGGACATTTCATACACCGTCATCCACACAGGCCAGCACTACTCCGACAACCTCGATTCAGTGTTCTTCGAGCAGCTCGAACTCCCGACCCCGGAGTACAACCTCGGGGTTGGGTCGGACTCCCACGGCGCGCAGACGGGGGAGATGCTGGCGGGAATCGAGGAGATCCTCCTCGAGGAGAACCCGGATACCGTGCTCGTCCAGGGGGACACCAACTCAGTCCTTGCGGGGGCGATCGCGACGAGCAAACTCGATATGGAGCTCGGCCACGTCGAAGCAGGCCTCCGGAGTTTCGACCGGGAGATGCCTGAGGAGACGAACCGGGTCGTGACGGATCACATGGCGGACTACCTGTTCGCGCCGACAGAGCAGAGCAAGGAGTATCTGCTGGAGGAAGGGATTCCCGCGGACCGAATTACCGTAACGGGGAACACCGTCGTGGACGCGTTACACCGAAACCGGAAACTCGCCGAACGGAAGAGCTCGGTTCTCGATGACCTCGGGCTCGAAGCTGGTGAGTTCTTCCTCATGACGGCCCACCGCGCCGAGAACGTCGACGATGAATCGCGGTTCCGGGGGCTCCTGTCGGGCGTGAGTACGGCGGCAGCGCAGCACGGGGTCGACGTCGTCTACCCCATCCACCCACGCGCCGAAGCCAACCTCGATGCGTTCGATCTTTCCGTTCCCCACAACGTGCGCCTCGTCGAGGCACAGGAGTATCTAGACTTCCTCCAACTGGAGTCGGCGGCTAGACTGATTCTGACCGATTCAGGCGGAGTGCAGGAGGAAGCGTGTATTGTCGGGGTGCCCTGTGTGACGATGCGGGACAATACGGAACGGCCAGAAACGGTCTCGGTCGGTGCCAATCGGCTGTGCGGCGTTGAACCGTCGGCAATCACAGCCAGCGTAGATTTTATGACTGAAACAGACAACACGTGGGAAAACCCGTTTGGAGACGGTACAGCAGGGCAAACGATCATCCGTGAGGCGGCAACAGTCCGTGCGAAGGTGCCCCGATGA